The genomic window TTGACTGCATTCCGAACAACGAGGAAAAGTTCATCTCCTTCAGCAAAAAAATGGTGGTAGATTCCTTCGTTCCTTATAGGGATCGAATCAACGCGCGACCGAACGAAGTCTGTCATATTTGCGAAGGTCCTCTAAAACCGAAAGACAAGAAGAATCCAACCGTAGCCGATGTGTCGTATCCAAAGAAAGAATCTTTAGGACCGGCTCACCAAAAGTGCATCAAACCAGTCGATGTCAAATACGAGATCAGGTTTCTCGATAGCTTTAAGTTTCTGTCCGCCGGCTTGGATACGCTCGTGAAGAATCTTTCGGATTTTCCTGAAATCAcaaaatttttcaaagacaatGAAAAATTGCAACTTCTTCTGAGAAAAGGAGTGTACCCTTACGATTACGTCAACTCTCTAGAGAAACTTCGAGAGACCCGTCTTCCTCCCAAAGAAGCGTTTTACTCCAAGCTCAACGATGTGGAACTCTCCGACGAAGATTACCAGCACGCGCGGAATGTTTGGGATACCTTCGGAATGAAAACCATGAGGGAGTACCACGATCTGTATCTTAAGACGGACGTTCTCCTTCTAGCCGACATgttcgaaaatttcagaaaaactaGTCTGGAAAACTACGAACTGGATCCTTGTTGGTACTATACGGCTCCCGGACTTTCTTACGACGCCATGCTGAAAACGACGGGCGTACGTCTGGAACTTCTCACTGATTACGACATGATTCTGTTCTTTGAAAAGAACATAAAGGGAGGGGTTTGCTTGATACCTACCAGATACGCCAAAGCCAACAACAAGTACATGGGCGACGATTACGATCCGAGCAAGCCCTCCAAGTACATCGAGTACGTTGACAACAACAACCTTTACGGATGGGCCATGAGTCAAAAGCTTCCGGTCGGTGGCTTTGAGTGGATGACGTCGAAAGAGCTAGACAATTGGCGCAAAATCCCGTGCACCCTTGAAGTGAATCTGGAATATCCCAAAGAGCTGCACGACCTTCACAACGACTTTCCCCTAGCTCCAGAAAGACTGATCGTGAACAAAGTGGAAAAACTAATTCCGAATCTGAACGACAAGGAAAAGTACGTTATCCACCACGTGGCTCTGAAGCAGTGCTTGGAGCTTGGACTCAAACTGACCAAGGTTCACCGAGGGATAAAATACCGAGAGGAAGCCTTCATGAAATCGTACATCGACAAGAATACCAGTCTTCGAACAAAAGCTGAATCGGAGTTTGAGAAGGATTTCTTCAAGTTGATGAACAACAGCGTCTTTGGAAAAACGATAGAAAACATCAGAAACAGAGTGGTCATTCATCTCGTGACCACCCGAGATGAAGCGCGCAAGTTAACCGCCAAACCTACCTACGACCGATTCACCATCTTTGACGAAAACCTCGTAGCCGTTCACATGAAGAAAACCTCGCTGTACTTCAACAAACCGATATATCTCGGAGCGAGCATCCTGGATATCGCAAAGACGATGATGTACGACTTTCACTACAATTACATCAAGAAAAAGTACGGAGACAAAGCGAAGCTCTGTATGACGGACACAGACTCGCTACTTTATGAAATCGAGACCGAAGATTTCTACGAGGACATCGCACCAGACGTGGACCGCTACTTTGACACTTCCAACTACCCGGCTGATCATCCATCGGGAATTCCGaccggaaagaacaaaaaagttcccGGCAAGTTCAAGGACGAAGCCGGAGGAAAGCAGATAGCGGAATTTGTTGGACTGAGACCAAAGTTGTACTCTTTCAGAATGTATGAGGGAAACGATGAAAAGAGGTGCAAAGGCATCAAGAAAGCGGTCGTCGAAAGAAGGATTACCTTTGACGACTACAAGCAATGCCTTACTGACAAAAAACCTCAGACGAGAGAGATGAATGTGATCAGGAGTTACAATCACGATATCTACACAGAAACCGTTAACAAAGTCGCTTTAGATGTTAACGATGACAAAAGAGTTATACTCGAAGACGGAATACACACGTACGCGATTGGACACTACGCCGTAaaacttgaataagaaattttacttcaaaactctgtcggtggcaactgtgtaccctcgggtactatcataagctcctgtctAACAAACGCTCTCTTTGGTGCACCTTCACTCAAATAGTATAAAATTGGATCACCCGGTGTTctcacgatactatcaaccgtgtaagtttccagagaccaaatgggatcggttgcgcgtcttctctcacctccctccaactctccgggagcgtaaagatatctcaatctcacgttacctggaattttaatctcatttttcaactttTGTGGAGCTGAAGGCAacgtttcaatctttttcttcttgatagcatcaaccggtttcattcctatcagccgagtctcttcgctgttcaaagctctgatcacatccggaagcctacccacccactcggtagacctcacatttttctgaccacgagcttccatcagtatttcctgcgagtactgatggccaaacagtctttcagccaaagttctgttgaatctttcaacaattgcctgagctctatgttgaccaggcaaccctcttctgatatcgaccttgtgctttttcatcacttcgttcactttgcccatgaattctcttccaggatcgacctgcagaagcttcggccactttaaaactcagagtaaattttttcaaatgccttagacacctccccagattccttcgagctcagaggctcagcttccttgtatctgctcgcgacatccaccacagtcaacgcgtacttgtaaagcttttttcctttactcggtctgtcgtgagggagaaacaacaaatcggcttgatgaacttcattaggtacacttacgttaaattttgctctgggaatgtacttcggaggtggtaggtaaatttgccactgagtctgctttttttaaaaatttctagctttttctttcgtcactccaacctctttcgccagcttgtctatcgcagaaacacccttccaataccctctcggactgtagtaaaccttagatattttagtttcagccatcttttatttttagcccgatttaaaaataaaatcagtttaagaaaatcccggctacaaacaaaatggcaaaacaatcaagcatactgaaggtggaatttgagcacttgttagaagagcaaaaaggatcttcaattttgaaatgggttgaactagaagaaggtggaatttacaaaattaccaattttgagatcatggaaaccagggttggaaaatccggagttatcactctcagtgataacactcgagtttggagttgttctaccctaacaaaaaggctagagaacttggacttggacttcggTAAATCAATAGCTTTTGTTAAACCCACAggcaaaaaagaaagcaaaacaaccgggaacatgtaccacagttttgaccttgtagtgaaagagttggaatatgatgaagactcagactagacgtacagtctaccataaccaaaaaaaaaaatcctctttagacattcagtctaaagaggatttttttattgatacaaaaatgaattgtacgagtaaatacaagcgttgtttttgcaaattgtgtaaaaagaaaactcgccttcgaaaacagaacaaaaaccgatttgtctatacggtaccgaatttaatcagttgtttaaagaaccgcgcgagtgcaaagcctgccaaaatgtaaaaattgcaactcagaatacatagtagacgatgtgtgttatgattgtggtttagagaatgacgcgtctcttaacgagaactcaccccgagttaacatcgaccaaatactgcgaaaccaagacctaccagtttgaagaatacatcgaaatctatctaggaaatgttacgagtacttctgagattttgatcgacgagtttgttacaaaaatgaagtgtacgagtaaatataagcgctgtttttgcaaattgtgtaaaaagaaaacttgcctccgaaaacagaacaaaaagccgatttgtctatacggtactgaatttaatcagttgtttaaagaacccgcgcgagtgcaaagcataccaaattgtaactcaaaatacagtggaaatgttacgagtacttctgagattttgatcgacgagtttgttaaaaaaatataaaaaaataaaaaattgttcgaGTCCCTCagtaaaaaagacttgttaaaagtcttgagaTCAGACCCAAAAGCCATTCACAAGATTTATTACAAAGTTACGGGCAATTCTCCTGTCGATTTTTGGCACGATCGAGctaatttgttatgcgatcttgataatatactgaaaatttatctacaaaataaacccaagagaaataattttaacatCCACTACACTCTTTTTTACCTACTCAAACGAAAAAATTATCCCGTAACTCTTAACgattttccagagattagaggttcagctcccacccaaatacttttatccaaagtatttgatagcaaccacaccggttccgagcaatcccagtccgagcaaagctaattccccgttctgaatcgattttgtttgatcttcgtcgagatactctccatcataaagttgtggttcgggtggaaaagaatccatcaaaattcccgttaaattataatactgtctcatcgcgtcatcgacgtccgaaaaggttctctccgcgtgaccctgtttttttaattgatcgttgatgtaatctattcttgaaagacgcgctaaattccaagaatctcggtcgtgctgaagtttttcgagagcgagatcgtgtcttttgcgttcttccgaactactgagagagttgaacagataattgctccctgaaaatgccaaagcgttaaccatggctccaccaaccatgaatgcgatcgacgccattttctctttattttaaaattaaaaaaatgaatgttttgcaGTCGCGGTTATAATTTCAGGAAGTGGTTGAAAAAATCACTAATTAGCCATATAATAGTCGTACCAATTCATACAGTGTTCGGTTTCATATTTTTCATAGAATTGTCCTTTTCCcgtatgaaaaaataaaacagcgggcTCTTCTTTTACTTCTGACGGTACGGCTACGATGTATAGAGCCAACCAATTATAACAACAAATTTCATCCTCTACATCAGGAATATCGGTCCAAATAAGAGGATCTACCTTTAATCGGTCACCATTGGCGAGGAAGTGAATTCCGGTTTCAACATCGATCTTGGTAACTTTGTAATCTTTGTTCAACTCTAGatcttcaattttcaaaagtgccatccttttattattaattaaaaaaccctcttagcacagatagtgctaagagggttttaatatacctaccttgacagaatgtttcccttggactaagccataatttgatccggaagaattccttgattcacgagccaatctctgagcatcgtagccgaaaagacgctcaaagtcaactttccaatatcctccacatcaagctgtgagagattagccggcttcatttttaggaactttttcataacgaacgagttagcccatataccgagacttatcgttgttgcgtgatacgcgccgtttacgatcatttgtacgtttggattggtttctgccatcttctttattgtaactaaaaatcatcgaaaggatcgacttttggttgatgatcgaccgctgtggtcacggtgggtgggctttcagtcgtaccgtttaaggtagaatacccatatgccactatccctccaacgacgacgaccgctcctccaacaagaactggacctgacaaccagtttgacacgtCTGAAGGTATGGTCTCAGGTGTATCTTTGGATGGTGTTGTTTGCATTTTTTCAGAGGCTTTCATTTTTGCtaccctttctttgtttcttgcggctaatgcttttccagcggcaacccggttcgggtttttgacttttgcttgattcACTCCTGCCGTCACCTTTGTCGAAGGCGTCGTGTCCGCTGCTGGAACGACCACCTTGGGTGGAACGTCTACCTTAGGCGGAATgtctactgatttggtttcttgatcactcatcttttattattagaaaaaaactgaacaaattactcaagtacctgagtaacacctgagtaacattactcaagtacctgagtaacacctgagtaacattactcaagtattactcaagtacctgagtaacacctgagtaacattactcaagtacctgagtaacacctgagtaacattactcaagtacctgagtaacacctgagtaacattactcaagtacctgagtaacacctgagtgaaagctgaaattttctttgaaacttcattttaaagttttgataaataaacaaaaatcaggCATTGATCATCGGAACCGAGATTGGTGTTTGAAGATTCTGACTCTGAAACTCAGTAAGATGACGGATTCGTTCTCCGAAGAATCAGATTTCAGCGACGAATGCGACGCGTTCGATCCGCTGTACTGCGATTCAAGAGGGGAGCATCTCACCATATCGCAGAGGGTGAAAAGAAGCAGAGAGAGGATCGCCGAAAAAAGAGAGGTCGAGCTCCTAAAGACGCGACTTCTGGTGGAAGAGATCGCTCAGGGCAAATTTCCTAGGAAAAAAATGCCCCACAAAGAGGACGAGCCCCCGGTGACGCTGGTTCACTTCCTCTCGTTCGGTTGCAAGAACTCGGTCTACGAAAAAGAGATAACCTGGGAAAGACAGTGCGACTGCAAGAGACCGGATCTGCATAAAAATCGCACGGTATTCCAAAACCCGAGCCGGCGATCGCGATCCAAAAAAGCAACCCAAAGACGTGGAGCAACCTCTTCAAGACCGAAGCCACCATCGTGGAGGAAGATAGAAGGAGGGAGGAGAGCGCAAAGAGGTTAGAACGGCAACGTCTCGAAAGGCTCGAGCGCGAAAACGACGCGCCCCAGGGTGATAATCCGACTGTGCAAGTTTTACCAGCAAAATAAGCCGTGCCCCAACATCAAAGAATGCAAAGACGCTCACTCTCCCAGAGATTTTGAACAAGAGTGTAGATTTGGAAagagttgcaaattttaaaaaataaaaggtgTAAATTTTACACGGTAAATTATAAAGTAGTTGCCGcgatttcataaaaaaaaatgttcgagggatatttttcacttgaaaattttttttagttttgaaacttttgtaatatttttttttttttaaagtttagtcAAACCAAAAAAATTCAAGAGGAATAAATACTTCCTCTTGAATTTTTTAGTTTCCAGGATCTTAACCCTTTCCATACTAGACGGGTTTTTGTTGCTTTACGAGCTGTCTCCAGAAGAAAAGATTGCATTCAatcatcatggtagtcaacagaGCCGGTGATTCGCTTCTTCCTAAAATCACGGCCCTCGTAAAATCATCCTTGCTGGATtcgctaaaaatgttgtaaagcggAGTCGGAAACGGTGAAAATGAAGAAAGTATGTAGCTTGCCATCAGCCTTACGGTTCTTCCGTTTCCGTCCGAAAAAGGATGCAGTTCGAGCATTTCGGTCACGAAATATGCGCAAGCTTTGAAGGTATTCAACAATCTTGTTTCCTCGTCAGGATCTTCCCTGCTTTGAATGAACAAACTATTGAATCTATCGACAATGTTGATTACCGCCATTTCCATATCTTCAGGCATGCGATACTCGTGTCTCTGACCCATAAACGTTGTAAACCTCCGAGCCCGACTATACTCTCCGGGCTTTGTTTCGCCAAATTTTAACGGAAgatttttctcacaattttgttgGTCTGTCTAATCAAGTTTTCTTCTAGAAACCCAAAATTGTTATCATTTTTCAAACTCATTAAATTTTGACAGGCTTCGCGTAGGTTGAGCGTTTCTTTTGCTTGTAAGGAGGTGTCATCGGAGTCGGGGTTTGATAGAAACTCTCGCGTTTGCGATAGGTTTTGAAATCCATGATATTCTTCGTCTAGACAATGATAAACAAATTCCGTCAAGAGAAAGTCTTTCGGAACCTCGCAATTACTCATCTTTTTGCACTTCAGAATCTCTCGAATGGCATCTTTGATACTTGGAAATTCGCCCTTTCTCCAACTAGGGTTTTCTTCTGGAGAAAAATCGATCAAATCGCTAACCGAAGAAATAAATGGCATTTttagaatataaaaaaagttataTCTTAAAAACTGTTTCGCAAACTTCAAAGGGttaatcaatcacatcaatacttgggagtcgtctactgtgcacttcgcttctggtggaaagtcaactttttaacaccgttgctagttaacagaatagcctccaacggagctagcatatgtccaaaactatgatacagcccacaggtccatttgtttaaagctaaatcaataaagggcccttcgttcagagactcttccagagcatcgcgatcggtaatcgtcaaattttttggaaggaagagtccgaccaaatttacgtaagcggtaacgaagtgcttttttttgacctttttactatcccacccatgtgagcctcgtatctggcgtagagtctcatcaggctcttttgatcaagtctatcgatctcagcggaggttatgctctttcccaaatactctttgctttttcctgcctCTGCTACGCCTATCAACCGTTCCCGCAGCTGTTCCGTTTTAGCAGAGTCCGTGTTGACAGGTTCCTCCGTGTAGCCGtaccgtctaaggtagacattccgcctatggtgggcagaacgtccacggtcatcgcctcgttaactatatcttcaatttcagtcatcttgcttttttatcttaagattatttttgccaccagtactcagtcggttgctcggtaattagaattagtttggaatgtttttgtttagctAGCTTTTTTTTGATCTCTTTCTTCTTTTCTAGAGTTGGGATTATATCGTTCTCCCTTAGAGTCTCGTCGAAACTATCTTGATCTTTTGTGTAAGACAGGGctgtccattttgtctgctctctgagatcggtaacgatggagttatatttttgtgtaagcACCCAAAAGGAATAATTATCGTGTCTTACCGAGAATGCTAGCTGAGAAAGCATCTATTTCTTTTTGGTTAATGATCTGTCAGAGCTGCAGTCGTCGATAATGAAAAGTGTGTGTCCGTCTTGTATTCCATaagttttgtagccaaatttcagacaatcgttcagccaatcgtcggactttggacaccagttaggatccattggaatgacatcaacgtccttaaaaaaccaggatctgtttaagtacgctttgttgcgcgtccaggtagggcaaacgattatgatgtattcaaagaaattcttgtattccctctcgagtaaatccagaacaaattcagtcttgccacagccggtggctccgcagattatagccgagtgcgcgtgttttggaaacatcttttattctagtagttcacgctctgcaattttccggcttcgatattcacccgtgcatcctgtatgtagtacacgtaagcgttcaacgctcctgccgtctcggcttcttttttcgatctcgatctgactactctgactagctccttcaattttcctaccagatccatgcaacgtgtcatcatccgtggttctcatgtccaaccagagaccatacttggtcgtgagataatctcgcctcctcacatcagccaatcccgcttccttgattacgtgtggaacggttctgaattttccatccgcgaagtgcttttgaatttctttgaagtgatggtgagacagcatcccagaggagtacagctgatttggaacaccgtcgagcgttgttgaaactttcttgatctttgggttgtagaacttttcggtatctcgagcgtaattggctcctcctccatccgcagctgggtctacgaagagaatcagaatacctttcatggactttgctcgcGGTGCTAGAGCGATATTCCAGACGGTGTCTGACTTGTTCAGCGACTCCTTGCTGTGTCTGATGACTCTGTCGTACATGACAACGCTTTTTCCATTCACCTTGTTCCTGATATCCATCGCTAGCTCAGGATCATTGACTACATCAAACTCAAGGGTAATATCTGAGATGGAATAGCTGGCTGCTGTATCCGTGGACACCACGACTTTTCCGTAATTGTTGAACGTCAGCTCGTAACTCAGCCTGTCCTTCATCTCGTACTGGAAATATGGATTATGAGAATTCAGCATCTCAAAGTCCAGAGGGATGCAAAACATGTTGTCGCCGAAGGACTTTCCTTCGGCAACATCCTCGGCATCTGTACCTTTGTCACCAGCGTCGATTCTTATTTTTCGACCTGCCGCAGACTGGATGCCCTGATCAGCGGCGTTCTCTCTTTCCTCGCTCGTCTTCCAGAGATCTTGGTAGCATAGGAATATATCAGCATCGTTCAGAGTGAAGATGCTCTGTCCTTCCAATTTAACCTCAATTTTTGTCACTATCGCTCTTCCGAGATTATTTACGATAGTCCTGTTAAGATCTTGATTTCCACCAGAGGCGGAATTTAGAGCAATCTTGAACCAAAGAAAACTCGTTCCAGGGTATATTACGTCATCTTTTCCAAGACCAGGAAATCTCACCGTGAGAATTCCGGTTTGGTCGATGGTACTCGGAACGTGCGTATTCCGAATGCTACGTCTATCACCTTTAACTCCTCGCGCTTTGCGAAGTTGTCGGTATGGGTCCAATTTGTATCCGTATTCAGTCGCcatctttctttttattattacaaagttcattcagaaaaagtgtaaaataaaaacaaaatgtcaggatatGACAATCCAACGTTTGATGATAATGAAGAAACCCCACTTTTGGAAAATACAATGGATGAAGTATGGGGAGCAGATACTAACGCAGCAGCCGACAGTTCACTTAATCAAAGTGAATTGAAGTGCCCAATCAAGGTCAAAGACCAAATTGGGCAAGAGACACAGTTCCGCTTGGTTTAACTGAAGAAACTCAAGCATCCAAAGAAGAGGTTTTAGAACGTGTTAACGCgtttaaacaatttcataagGTGGAAAAGGAGATTGGTAACTATGAATTTGAGGGAAAAAAAATGGTCAATTATGGGTGAGATGGGGTGGAAAATGGGTGCAATTGACTCGCAAGTCTAATCCTCAAAATTTTTATGCGAAGTCAAGTCTACAAAAGATACCTGGAGTCGGAGTAGATTTTTTTCGTGCATTAGGGTTGATACCTGATATATCACCAAGAACTGAGGCTGCGGCTTTGAATGTTTCTCGCGGAGCGCAGGCTGAGATTAGTAATATGGACAATGGAGAACGGATAGAATTACAAAATGTGTCTGAAAgcatcgagaaattgttattaaCAATTGTCGAAGAAGGAGGTGAAACGTCGTTTGATCCAGACGCAAGGGCGGCCTCGCCAGAAGCTGAGACTTCATTTACTGAACCGCAAACTATCGAACATGACACCTCGTTCACTCCGAGAACAGCGCGAAACCTTCAAAGAGCGCATAAATCCATTAACACGCTTGAACGACAAATTCAAATAGCAACGGCAAAAATTACAGCCAACAACGAGTTAATAGAAGAGAGAAAACGAGAGAGAGATAACCCAGAAACTGATCAAGAAACAATAGAACGATTAAACGAAGAAATTGGgaattttgaagaggaaaacaaaGCTCAGCAAGAACTTTTGAACGATCTGAAACCGCCGCTTAGAAATCAACTCGTGGCAATTCGAGAAACAATTTACAAAGTACTGTATGGAAACAAAACGGTCGGTGAAAAACTCAGAATTTTATTCACGGAGCAAGGTGTTACCATTGCATCTTTGCTTACAGCCATTGGCATGACAATTGCAGCTGTTGTTGAAGGAATACTTTTAGCAGCAAAATCAGCCGTCACTCCAGCGCCAAACCCAGACCCCGGTCCAAAACCAAAACCAGACCCCGGTCCAAAACCCAAGCCCGACCCAGGTCCACCTCCAAAGCCAAAAACCTGGTCGGATTGGATTAAGGATCAACTGCAAAAGATCGCAAATCTTCTATTAAAATTAGGAGAAAAAGCCTTGATAGCTCTTCCAGGAGTTATCGGAGC from Amphiura filiformis chromosome 5, Afil_fr2py, whole genome shotgun sequence includes these protein-coding regions:
- the LOC140152177 gene encoding uncharacterized protein — its product is MATNETVTISRPFRSTTMMLLQGTDLDEFYQTTTGQILQSLIKFVNIGSNWAFVKIVSFEIYMGHYQPMHGGTYFPLPKFLANKKAIINMQNKDNRCAVWSTLRGVNLTDIHPERITGDLRIQYKELNLDGISFPTPISDFPKFEKNNPSFSINVALYKPKGTDKDTKYNPAIVPLLISKNLDRPQKVDLLLINGKNTKGEETSHYTVVKDMGRLLRKITTKKKVKHYHCRNCYAGYTSIERLRVHEDLCHLNEPTRIEMPKATKDGDHPTQFFKHFFKSQRLPFVVYADFESFTSPIQTCQPEVSQKTTKYQKHEPSGFSYYIKCFDDSVYSQEPVVYTKQSETEDVSQVFVNKLEEDVRKIHDRFWKRENNPYILVENMIISPEERKLYKKSTRCHICKKPLTPKNKNNRTVRDHCHFTGKFRGAAHNQCNLSYRMPSFIPVFFHNLAGYDSHLFIKNLGKTKGKIDCIPNNEEKFISFSKKMVVDSFVPYRDRINARPNEVCHICEGPLKPKDKKNPTVADVSYPKKESLGPAHQKCIKPVDVKYEIRFLDSFKFLSAGLDTLVKNLSDFPEITKFFKDNEKLQLLLRKGVYPYDYVNSLEKLRETRLPPKEAFYSKLNDVELSDEDYQHARNVWDTFGMKTMREYHDLYLKTDVLLLADMFENFRKTSLENYELDPCWYYTAPGLSYDAMLKTTGVRLELLTDYDMILFFEKNIKGGVCLIPTRYAKANNKYMGDDYDPSKPSKYIEYVDNNNLYGWAMSQKLPVGGFEWMTSKELDNWRKIPCTLEVNLEYPKELHDLHNDFPLAPERLIVNKVEKLIPNLNDKEKYVIHHVALKQCLELGLKLTKVHRGIKYREEAFMKSYIDKNTSLRTKAESEFEKDFFKLMNNSVFGKTIENIRNRVVIHLVTTRDEARKLTAKPTYDRFTIFDENLVAVHMKKTSLYFNKPIYLGASILDIAKTMMYDFHYNYIKKKYGDKAKLCMTDTDSLLYEIETEDFYEDIAPDVDRYFDTSNYPADHPSGIPTGKNKKVPGKFKDEAGGKQIAEFVGLRPKLYSFRMYEGNDEKRCKGIKKAVVERRITFDDYKQCLTDKKPQTREMNVIRSYNHDIYTETVNKVALDVNDDKRVILEDGIHTYAIGHYAVKLE